In Arachis hypogaea cultivar Tifrunner chromosome 17, arahy.Tifrunner.gnm2.J5K5, whole genome shotgun sequence, a single window of DNA contains:
- the LOC112765462 gene encoding clathrin heavy chain 2 codes for MAANAPISMKETLTLGSVGVNPQFITFTHVTMESDKYICVRETAPQNSVVIIDMNMPMQPLRRPITADSALMNPNSRILALKAQVPGTTQDHLQVFNIEMKAKMKSHQMTEQVVFWKWITPKMIGIVTQTSVYHWSIEGDSEPVKMFDRTANLSNNQIINYRCDPSEKWLVLIGIAPGSPEKPQLVKGNMQLFSVDQRRSQALEAHAASFATTRVPGNDKDSVLICFASKSVNAGQVTSKMHVIELGAQPGKPSFTKKQADLFFPPDFADDFPVSMQISNKYGLIYVITKLGLLFVYDLETATAIYRNRISPDPIFLTSEASSVGGFYAINRRGQVLLATVNEAAIVPFVSGQLNNLELAVNLAKRGNLPGAEELVIKRFQELFAQTKYKEAAELAAESPQGILRTRDTVSKFQSVPVQAGQTPPLLQYFGTLLTRGKLNSFESLELSRLVVNQNKKNLLENWLAEDKLECSEELGDLVKTVDNDLALKIYIKARATPKVVAAFAERREFDKILIYSKQVGYRPDYMFLLQTILRSDPQGAVNFALMMSQMEGGCPIDYNTITDLFLQRNLIREATAFLLDVLKPNLPEQGHLQTKVLEINLVTFPNVADAILANGMFSHYDRPRVGQLCEKAGLFIRALQHYTELPDIKRVIVNTHAIEPQALVEFFGTLSREWALECMKDLLLVNLRGNLQIIVQTAKEYSEQLGVDACIKLFEQFKSYEGLYFFLGSYLSSSEDPEIHFKYIEAAAKTGQLKEVERVTRESNFYDAEKTKNFLMEAKLPDARPLINVCDRFNFVPDLTHYLYTNNMLRYIEGYVQKVNPGNAHLVVGQLLDDECPEDFIKGLILSVRSLLPVEPLVEECEKRNRVRLLTQFLEHLVSEGSQDVHVHNALGKIIIDSNNNPEHFLTTNPYYDSRVVGKYCEKRDPTLAVVAYRRGQCDDELVNVTNKNSLFKLQARYVVERMDGDLWDKVLNPENEFRRLLIDQVVSTALPESQSPEQVSAAVKAFMTADLPHELIELLEKIVLQNSAFSGNFNLQNLLILTAIKADPSRVMDYINRLDNFDGPAVGELAVEAQLYEEAFSIFKKFNLNVQAVNVLLDNLRAIDRAVEFAYRVEEDSVWSQVAKAQLREGLVSDAIESFIRAEDATRFLEVIKAAEDAEVYHDLVKYLYMVRQKTKEPKVDGELIYAYAKIEALGEIEEFILMPNVANLPHVGDRLFDEALYEAAKIIFAFISNWAKLAVTLVRLKQFQGAVDAARKANSAKTWKEVCFACVDNEEFRLAQICGLNVIIQVDDLEEVSEYYQNRGCFNELISLMESGLGLERAHMGIFTELGVLYARYRSEKLMEHIKLFSTRLNIPKLIRACDEQQHWKELTYLYIQYDEFDNAATTVMNHSPEAWDHMQFKDIIVKVASVELYYKAVHFYLQEHPEIINDLLNVIALRVDHTRVVDIMRKAGHIRLVKPYMVAVQSNNVSAVNEALNEIYVEEEDYDRLRESIDLHDNFDQIGLAQKIEKHELLEMRRVAAYIYKKAGRWKQSIALSKKDNLYKDCMETCSQSGDRELSEDLLVYFIEQGKKECFASCLFVCYDVIRPDVALELAWMNGIIDFAFPYLLQFIREYTGKVDELIKERIEAQNEEKAKEKEEKEVIAQQNMYAQLLPLALPAPPMPGMGGGYGPPPPPPMGGIGMPPMPPFGMPPMGGHY; via the exons ATGGCTGCTAACGCCCCTATCTCCATGAAAGAGACTTTAACG CTGGGAAGCGTTGGAGTCAATCCACAATTCATTACATTCACTCATGTTACGATGGAATCGGATAAGTATATATGTGTCAGGGAAACTGCACCTCAGAACAGTGTTGTTATCATTGATATGAACATGCCTATGCAACCTTTGCGACGGCCTATTACTGCTGATTCTGCTTTGATGAATCCCAATTCCAGAATTCTTGCTCTTAAAG CTCAAGTTCCGGGGACCACTCAAGATCACTTGCAAGTGTTTAACATTGAAATGAAAGCAAAGATGAAATCGCATCAGATGACTGAGCAG GTTGTCTTCTGGAAGTGGATAACTCCAAAGATGATAGGAATTGTTACTCAAACATCAGTGTATCATTGGTCAATTGAAG GTGATAGTGAACCAGTGAAGATGTTTGATCGAACAGCTAATTTGTCTAATAACCAGATTATCAATTACCGTTGTGATCCTAGTGAAAAGTGGTTGGTTTTGATTGGCATTGCTCCTGGTTCACCCGAA AAACCCCAACTAGTAAAAGGAAACATGCAGCTCTTCTCTGTGGATCAGCGCCGCAGTCAGGCTCTTGAAGCACATGCTGCCTCATTTGCTACAACTCGA GTCCCTGGGAATGACAAGGATTCTGTTCTTATATGTTTTGCTTCAAAAAGTGTCAATGCTGGACAGGTTACATCTAAGATGCATGTCATTGAACTTGGTGCACAGCCAG GAAAACCATCATTTACCAAGAAACAAGCAGATTTGTTCTTTCCCCCAGACTTTGCAGATGACTTTCCTGTGTCAATGCAG ATTTCAAATAAGTATGGATTGATATATGTTATCACAAAGCTTGGACTTTTATTTGTCTATGATCTGGAGACTGCAACTGCAATTTATAGAAACAGGATCAGTCCTGATCCTATATTTTTGACCAGCGAAGCATCATCAGTAGGGGGTTTCTATGCCATTAATAGACGTGGCCAGGTGTTGCTTGCTACTGTGAATGAGGCAGCCATTGTTCCTTTTGTTAGTGGCCAG TTGAACAATTTGGAACTTGCTGTGAATCTCGCTAAAAGAGGAAACCTTCCTGGTGCAGAAGAATTG GTTATTAAGCGGTTTCAAGAATTATTTGCTCAGACAAAGTATAAGGAAGCTGCCGAGCTTGCTGCAGAATCTCCACAGGGAATACTTCGAACTCGTGATACTGTTTCTAAATTTCAG AGTGTACCTGTTCAAGCTGGACAAACACCACCATTGCTGCAGTACTTTGGTACTCTGTTAACCAGAGGAAAACTCAATTCTTTTGAGTCATTGGAATTGTCACGACTTGTGGTAAATCAGAACAAAAAGAACCTTTTGGAAAATTGGCTAGCAGAGGACAAGCTTGAATGCAGTGAGGAGCTTGGTGACCTTGTGAAG ACAGTGGATAATGATCTTGCGTTGAAAATATATATCAAAGCTAGAGCCACTCCAAAAGTTGTTGCTGCTTTTGCGGAGAGGAGAGAATTTGACAAGATTCTGATATACTCAAAGCAG gTTGGATACAGACCGGATTATATGTTCCTTCTGCAAACAATTTTGCGGTCAGACCCTCAG GGTGCTGTAAACTTCGCTTTGATGATGTCTCAAATGGAGGGAGGTTGCCCAATAGACTACAATACAATAACTGATCTCTTTCTTCAG AGGAATTTGATACGGGAGGCAACTGCCTTTTTGTTGGATGTGCTTAAGCCAAACCTACCTGAACAGGGACATCTTCAGACAAAG gtGCTGGAAATTAATCTGGTGACCTTTCCAAATGTTGCTGATGCTATATTGGCCAATGGCATGTTTAGTCATTACGATCGCCCACGTGTTGGTCAACTATGTGAAAAGGCGGGCCTTTTCATACGGGCACTTCAG CATTACACCGAGTTGCCAGACATTAAACGTGTCATTGTGAATACACATGCCATTGAACCACAG GCTCTAGTTGAGTTCTTCGGAACCCTTTCTCGAGAGTGGGCACTAGAGTGTATGAAAGATCTTCTACTGGTCAACCTTCGTGGAAATCTTCAAATAATTGTGCAG ACTGCTAAGGAATATTCTGAGCAGTTGGGAGTTGATGCATGCATCAAACTCTTTGAGCAATTCAAGTCCTATGAAGGACTATACTTTTTTTTGGGTTCATATTTGAGCTCAAG TGAGGATCCTGAAATCCACTTCAAGTACATTGAAGCAGCTGCTAAAACTGGACAACTAAAGGAGGTAGAGCGTGTGACTCGGGAATCCAATTTTTATGATGCCGAGAAGACAAAGAATTTTCTGATGGAGGCCAAACTTCCAGATGCACGGCCATTGATCAATGTGTGTGATCGTTTTAATTTTGTTCCGGATCTCACTCACTATCTCTATACCAACAACATGCTTCGCTATATTGAAGGATATGTCCAGAAG GTCAATCCAGGAAATGCTCATCTAGTTGTAGGACAGTTGCTAGATGATGAATGCCCTGAGGATTTTATCAAAGGTTTGATACTTTCAGTTCGTTCCCTCCTTCCAGTGGAGCCTTTGGTTGAAGAATGTGAAAAGAG GAATCGAGTCCGCTTGCTCACTCAGTTCTTGGAGCATCTTGTAAGTGAGGGAAGCCAGGATGTACATGTGCATAATGCCCTGGGTAAAATCATCATTGACAGCAATAACAATCCTGAGCATTTTCTCACAACCAATCCATATTATGATTCTCGTGTTGTTGGCAAATATTGTGAGAAACGGGATCCTACACTTGCTGTTGTTGCTTACCGAAGAGGGCAGTGTGACGATGAGCTTGTCAATGTTACCAATAAAAATTCCTTGTTCAAACTCCAAGCCAG ATATGTCGTGGAGCGGATGGATGGTGACCTGTGGGATAAGGTTCTCAATCCTGAGAATGAGTTTAGAAGGCTGTTGATCGATCAAGTGGTGTCCACTGCTTTGCCTGAAAGCCAGAGTCCTGAGCAAGTTTCAGCTGCAGTGAAAGCTTTTATGACTGCCGATCTTCCCCATGAATTGATCGAGCTTCTTGAAAAGATTGTGCTACAAAATTCTGCCTTCAGCGGAAACTTTAACCTACAAAATCTGTTGATTCTTACTGCAATCAAGGCAGATCCTTCAAGAGTTATGGATTACATAAATAGGTTGGATAACTTTGATGGCCCTGCTGTTGGAGAGTTGGCAGTGGAGGCACAACTGTATGAAGAAGCTTTTTccattttcaagaaatttaatttGAATGTTCAGGCTGTTAATGTCCTGCTAGATAACCTTCGTGCCATTGATCGAGCTGTGGAGTTTGCATACCGAGTTGAAGAAGATTCTGTATGGAGCCAAGTTGCTAAGGCGCAACTTAGAGAAGGTTTAGTAAGTGATGCAATAGAATCATTCATCCGAGCAGAAGATGCCACTCGCTTCTTGGAGGTTATAAAGGCTGCCGAAGATGCAGAAGTATACCATGACCTGGTGAAGTACCTTTACATGGTTAGGCAGAAGACTAAGGAGCCCAAGGTAGATGGTGAGCTCATTTATGCATATGCTAAGATCGAGGCACTTGGAGAAATCGAAGAGTTTATACTCATGCCGAATGTTGCTAATTTACCCCATGTTGGAGACCGCTTGTTTGACGAGGCTCTATATGAGGCTGCAAAAATTATATTTGCTTTCATTTCTAACTGGGCTAAGTTAGCAGTGACATTAGTGAGGCTCAAACAATTCCAAGGGGCTGTCGATGCTGCCAGGAAAGCAAACAGTGCAAAAACATGGAAGGAAGTTTGTTTTGCCTGTGTTGATAATGAAGAATTCCGTTTAGCTCAAATTTGTGGCCTCAATGTCATCATTCAG GTCGATGATTTGGAAGAGGTTAGTGAGTATTATCAGAACAGAGGCTGCTTCAATGAACTCATTTCTCTGATGGAGAGTGGGTTAGGATTGGAGCGTGCACATATGGGCATCTTTACTGAGTTGGGAGTTCTTTATGCAAGATATCGTTCTGAGAAGTTAATGGAGCACATTAAGTTGTTCTCAACTCGCCTTAACATTCCCAAGCTCATTCGTGCTTGTGACGAACAGCAACATTGGAAGGAACTTACCTATCTATACATCCAGTATGACGAATTTGATAATGCTGCAACCACTGTAATGAATCACTCTCCAGAAGCATGGGACCACATGCAATTCAAGGACATAATAGTGAAAGTTGCAAGTGTGGAGCTCTACTACAAGGCTGTTCACTTCTACTTGCAAGAACATCCTGAAATTATAAATGATCTTCTTAATGTCATTGCTCTTCGTGTGGACCATACCCGTGTAGTAGATATAATGCGCAAG GCCGGTCACATCCGATTAGTTAAGCCATACATGGTTGCAGTTCAAAGTAACAATGTCTCAGCTGTTAATGAAGCTTTGAATGAAATTTATGTTGAGGAGGAGGACTATGATAGACTTCGTGAATCTATTGACCTGCATGACAACTTCGATCAGATTGGTCTTGCAcagaag ATTGAAAAACATGAGCTTCTTGAGATGAGGCGTGTAGCTGCTTATATTTACAAGAAAGCAGGAAGATGGAAGCAGTCCATTGCTTTGTCAAAGAAAGACAATCTTTACAAGGACTGTATGGAAACTTGCTCTCAATCTGGTGACCGCGAACTTTCAGAGGATTTGCTTGTTTACTTTATCGAGCAG